CGACGCGGCGCCCAGCGGGAGCACCGCGCTCCACGGAGCGGCCAGCATTCCGGGCGAGGGACCCGAGGTGTTTCCGCGACGCGTCGCCGCGCGAAAGCCGAACACGGCGAGTCCCGACAGCAACAACAGCAGCAGCTCGTCGACACCGAGGAAGGCCGCGGTAGCGGCGGCGATTCCGATGACAGCCGCGAGCGCGCCCTTCACCACGGTGCGCGTGAGTCCCCAAAGGGCTTGCGCCACCACGGCGATGATGACCGCCTTGACGCCATAGAGCAGCGCGCCCACGTCCGGCAGCGCGCCGAAGCGCGAGTAACCCCAGGCGATGCCGAGGACGATGAAGAACGCGGGGAGGATGAAGCACGTGCCCGCGACCAACAGGCCGGGCCACCCGGCACGACGGTGGCCGATGTGGATGGCCAGCTCGGTGGAGTTGGGGCCGGGGATGAGGTTGGCCGCGCCGAGCAGGTCCACGAACTCCTCGCGCGTGAGCCAGCGTCGACGGCGAACGACTTCATCCTCCATCAAGGCGATGTGCGCGGCGGGACCACCGAAGGCCGTGGTGCCCAGGCGAAGGAACAGGAACGCGAGCTCGCGCAGCACGGCGGCGCGGTCGGGAACGGCGGGGTTCTGGGACTCCAGGGATGACATCTGCCAGGAAAGCTACCCTCGGAAGAGGGAGGGTGGCTCGAAACATCCGTGTGGCTCGATGCCTGCTGGACACGGTGCGACGGGTGGACGCTTGTCACCGGGCGCGGGCCCTGGATTCATGCCCCCCCCATGACCACCCATGACTCCAAGCTGCTCGCGGCGGCCGTCGTCGAGAGCCAGACCGGCTACACGCAGTCGATTCGCACCGGCAAACATCACTTCCAGGCGGACGAGCCCGCGGCGCTGGGCGGCGCGGACCAGGGCCCCGCGCCCTACCAGTTGCTGGTGGGCTCACTGGGCGCGTGCACCGCCATCACGTTGAAGATGTACGCGGCGCGCAAGGGCTGGGAGCTGAACCCCTTCACCGTGAAGCTCAAGCTGCTGCGTGAGGACGATGTGGAGCGCGTGGAGCGTGTGCTCTCGGTCGGCCCCGCCGTCACCGAGGAGCAGAAGGCGCGCCTGCTCGAAATCGCCGCGAAGACGCCCGTGACGCTCACCCTGTCTCGCGCGCTGCGCATCGACACGAGCTTCGCGCCGACGCCCTGAATCACGAGTTCCGCAGGCGAGAATAAACGCGGCGAACACACGCACGCTCCACCAGTGGCGGGCGAAGCATGCCTGCCGACGCGCCTCGCCCGTGGAAGACCGGAGCGCCCCATCCGCGACGGGGCGCTCCACATCCACCACCACTCAGGCCGGCGCCGCGTCCGGCTGACGGTCCGGGTGC
The Myxococcus fulvus DNA segment above includes these coding regions:
- a CDS encoding OsmC family protein, coding for MTTHDSKLLAAAVVESQTGYTQSIRTGKHHFQADEPAALGGADQGPAPYQLLVGSLGACTAITLKMYAARKGWELNPFTVKLKLLREDDVERVERVLSVGPAVTEEQKARLLEIAAKTPVTLTLSRALRIDTSFAPTP
- the chrA gene encoding chromate efflux transporter, translating into MSSLESQNPAVPDRAAVLRELAFLFLRLGTTAFGGPAAHIALMEDEVVRRRRWLTREEFVDLLGAANLIPGPNSTELAIHIGHRRAGWPGLLVAGTCFILPAFFIVLGIAWGYSRFGALPDVGALLYGVKAVIIAVVAQALWGLTRTVVKGALAAVIGIAAATAAFLGVDELLLLLLSGLAVFGFRAATRRGNTSGPSPGMLAAPWSAVLPLGAASAAVPFTQQGLFLFFLKVGSVLYGSGYVLLAFLRSDLVQRLGWLTEAQLLDAVAVGQVTPGPVFTTATFIGYVLGGPVGATVATVGIFLPAFVFVALSGPLVPRLRESWVAGAFLDGVNVASLALMAVVTWQLGRAALVDVWTVGLAIVSAVLLIRFRVNSAWLVLGGGAVGWLVQTTSGA